In Danio aesculapii chromosome 17, fDanAes4.1, whole genome shotgun sequence, the sequence cAGTTCTGCTGGCAtgtaaacaaaaagcaaaacacttggccttttacagcatctttatttatataaaaatacaaaaaaacttaatacttaaaaaaaaaaaaaaaaaagcagtttccATAGGAAAGCATTATAGATGCAATCCCATCTCTTTCACGTCCGTTTCAAATGCACCAGTGGCATACATCTCAGctcttaataattataatacacatACTTCAActcaacattaaaaaattaagttactaATCAAGTATAAAATGGAAATGGTCACTGAGAAAGAGGAAGACGTCCTCGCTCAAGCATCTGgccttaaaataaaagtacagaTAATGAacagaaatgagttaaaacataagaaataataataacaacaacaagcaGCCACAGGACTGTGCGTTAGTTTCTCCTCAGCTCCGAGTCAAAAGCATTGGCGTTTAGATCAGAAGCTGGAGCTCAGAAACACAGATCTGCATTAGCTGGACCCGAGCGCAGGTTTGGTTGAGCGTTGTCTGCTACAGCACTTGAGTCGGGCAGGGTTTGGCGGGAACATCCAGACTGCTCTCGCGGCCGCAGTGGGATGGCACATTTCCAGCGCTTGGATCCTCCAATGGAAGTGCAGGAATCCCCTGGGCACGAATCTGCTGCATGCACTgcctgtgaacacacacacacacacaacatcagtCAAAAACGACTCCATCTAGCCATTATTTACTGATATGAGAGATGCTTTTAGGGGATTAGAAAAGTTTTTAATACTCTTTATAAccaaaggggacctattatgcaccgtttacaagatgtaaaataagactgAATCTagagtgtgtgaagtttcagctcaaaatatcacggATAATGTTTAGAACTCTCTGAAACAGACCCCTTTAAaagctttgatcctaactgtggtgttttggtgactgtcgctttaaatgcaaatgagttttctgaagagggcggagctacaaacacccaTGCATCAGCATAGAGGCAGATTCAATGACATTAATATACTGGCATTTTGGAGCAACTTCTCCTTTAAGTAAATGCTCATAAGCGAGTCCTTTTACGCGCCCCTTGTTGTACTAAAACCAAACTTGGTGTAATATCATTTAAATAggatataaatacatttttaaaaagttcactATAATCATAACCCTGAACAAATTCTGTGGTTATCCAGAAGTAATCGAACTAATCTGCTGCTTGACGTCAGTGAGCTGGATTTGTTCACACTGTGTGAATAGTGTGGCACTAGTGTGGTTGAGAAGGCCGGGTATATTATGGCATTCTGATTTGCCGCTAGTTTGATTGACAGCTAAATCAAGCCCGCCCAAAAGTTCCTGAAGTCAGACATTGCAGCTCTATTCAATCTGGCTAACGGCTCGATATAGTGGCTTATTGAGTGTGCGTCACGAGATGCAAGTGTCTGTGTGCCTCTGATACCTAGTTTTTGTGTTTAGTGTTGTAACACAGAGTGTAAATGAGGATCGGACCACATAATTGTAAATGCGTCATCACCGCAGGTGGCGCACGATCAGAGTAAACGCCATTATTAATGATGCACATGTTTATATACTGTTCGATTGAGTTGATGTATAAATTAGTGAAGCGTTAAGCTATGTAAATGCCATGTTTGATCAGTATTTTTGAAACCGTCTTACCTGTATATGCTTAGTGATGCATATTTAGACCTGATGCCCTATTAATCTTCGATTAGGAGCCATAACTGGTGTTATATATTATAGcatatgttaaattattattatatatcttaTAAAAATTGCAGTTTCATTTAttgttatacatttttgtttgcaGAAAATATCTTTGTTGACACAAAAGATCatattttgaagagagctgaagatcattgacttccacagaaaaaaaaaaatcaaatactaggaaagttaatggttacaggtttccaacattcttcaaaatatcttcttttgtgttcaacagacgaaaggTTGGAATtcaattttttgggtgaactaacacacTGAACATCGAATAAGAACTCAAAAGATTAAACAAACAGACCCTCAATCTCCTGAAAATGAGTTCCCATGTGCCACTTACCAGGCTGTCCGGGACATGATGTAATAAATATCGGGTTTCTGGAAGCCGTTGAAGGTGGAGGACGCGGCGACGGTGTAGGCGCCCATGTTCTCAAACAGCAGCCAGTCGCCCACCTGCATGTCCGGCAGGCTGCACTGCTCCACGATGCGGTCCAGACCGTCGCAGGTCGGCCCCCAGATACTGCAGGGGTACATGCGCTCATCGGGCTTGGGTTTCTGCATGAAAGCAAGGGTTACAGGTCAGGAAATgaggaataaaaataaacacattcaaatgcaaatgatcaaatgcTGCGTCCCAGATTGCATTCTAAAATAGAACGCGTTCCAAATCAGAGAATGAGTGTTTAAATGACTCATGAAGTGCTTTGGAATGTGCACTTTTGTTTGATGTTTGACTAAATCTCAACTGAAACTAAGACAGGGCGGGACAGgctagctcctcccctttaaaaaaacaaaaaacagccaatagcatttggtttttctctgccagtgagagtggttgagctcaagcacttcaaatgaaaatccaatgagaAGGGGGCAGGGGCATGTCAGAGAGCCTTGATTGGTCAGAGGatttgaagtatgaggtgacgttaAAAAAATCGTTTATGCATTTAggctgaagtgacaaactgcaagcttttgaCGTTTATATAatctaaacgcaaattttgtcactgttttggagtacCACTAACTTATGGATATTCTTAAtggtgcattcacaccagacgagGATGAAGCATgtaatatttcatctgcaacaacgtGCACTTTTATAGAAAAGCGTTTGTCAGTAACCTCTGAATGTATAGTTCTGCacacacctgaggagatttctctgcctGAAAGACTCTCAGAGGGCAGATCAACATGCTGCTGCTTTTCCAATATGATAAGAAATTAAATATGAGAGAAACATGActagatgattgacagggcatgTAACCAAGCAAACGATCAGTTCATTAATGAGGAGGTAGCAGCTTGCATATtcttgttacacactcaaaagcatATACTATGTTATAAAAGTACAAGTGGGTGAACTGGGACACAGCAAGAAAATCTGATGGACTAATTCTGATTTCCAGACCTTGTGTAGAGTTGGCAACACGTGCGCATGATCATACAGGATGCAGTTGAAGGAGCCATAAACGCCGTCATTCACGTAGTACATCAGCGTACGGTCATTGGACACATCCTCTTCTTCTGTAGGGGGACGACAAGAAGCTCTCATTTATACAGGACTCGAAGGTTTATAcaaatttttggtaacactttcgaGTAATGGTCCAATAGTTAATtagtgtttattaatattaaccaAGTGCTTTTGCATAGAGAACGCATGTGAGGATCTTCTTGTATTAAAAACATGCGTCATCCTGAAACAACCGATTCTACAGCAGGTATAAACGACCTGCTCTGACCGGTAGGAAACTGTCTCTGCTTGTTTGCTCGTACCGTCAGAGGCCGACTGCTCCTTCATGATGACCTTTTTGGCGATGATGTTGACCGCCAGTGTGTAAGCAGACGCCACATAATAGCGGCCGGGTTCAGCGATGATCCTCACGCCAGAGTCCACAGGGAAGTATTTATCCAGTGCAGGGTTAATAACAGCAGCaatctgacaaacaaacaaaagctgaAGTTTAAGGGGCTGTTCACACACGATGCATGTAAAAACATCatgtttgcatgattatatgcgGTCATGGCTTTGTAAtctaaaaatatcattataattgcagtcaatggggtaaaaacagccaccaataTAATGAAAAAGTAGCGTATTGctgatttttcacaatatttaagataataatataagtattttcccaaaatgtgtgtcacaataagatttgtcagcaaaaatcattccatCTGCTGAATCGCAGACAAAGTTATGGCCACATTAAGACTCTAAATaaccccagagtggataaaaaatAGTTTccgaataaaaaaaataagcagaTTAAAAGACAATACCTCTTCAAACTTGAGTTTGGTGTCCTCAGAGCCTGGAAATCCTCCACCGATGTCCAGCAGGCTCATGTTGTAGCCCAGCTCCGCCTGGTTAACGGAGTAATTTCAGTTCAAGTACACTGAATGCAGAAATAAGAGCTGCTCGAGTTGTACAGTACAGAATCACTCACCCCCATGTCGAAAACACAGCGCGCGTCTGAGATGGCCTGGCTGTATGTTTCCGGGTCCGTGCAACCGCTGCCCACATGGAAACTGACCCCGATCACGTCCAACCCGAGCTCATTTGCTCTCTCCAGCAGCAGCCGGCTGCTCTTCAGCGTCGCTCCAAACTTCACACTCAGCCTGCACACGGCCTTCGAGTCATCTGTGGCGATGCGGAGAACCAGCCTGCGGAGCGAGACCAGACCATTAATGAAAATCCCAATGCACATGATcccaatctatccatctattagtgctgtcaaattaTTAATTGCATTTGAGGTAAAAGTTTGCATTTACATCATATATCCGTGTGTACTCTGTATATTAATGTACATTTGTATGAATACACACAGGTACTGTACatcaaatatgaaaaatatacaaaagaaataatataaacaagcattttatacagtataatcatgcaaatatttattcattttccttagtccccattcatcaggggtcgccacagcggaatgaaccgccaactattccagcatgttttacacagtggatttccatccagccacaacccagtactaggaaacacccatacactctcacacacactcatacatcacggccaatttagttaattaattcccctatagcgcatgtgtttggactgtgggggaaacccgtgCTAATGCAGGGAGAAACatggcatatatttatatacacaaaaaaaaaaaatacatcgtatgcacacatttattttataaatacaaactattttggatgcaattaatggTTCGACAGCACTATTAACACACTATTTAGTGGTCAACCAATATCTCAGCTGATGTTTTGGCATCTTTTTAATTATCAGTATTTAATATGCCCTGAAGTTAGAGCAGGGAAAAAAAATTTACAGCTAAAAATCTATAGAAATTAATGAGAACAGTGTGAATATCAGCCATCTGTAAACCctgatttatataaaaaataaaaataaaataaaaaatacccacaccatatttgattatttaatgtcACGTCAGCAACTACAGCTATTTTGACaactcattaaaaataaatgcaataaaatccaCAAACAACCAACAAGATTTTctatactaaataatatttttttctagtcTAAGATTTGCTGAATATCTCTGCgagttaatttcatttaaattaaatgcatatgGTCATTAAACGTAAGACGGTCCAATAAAATATACAGCTGAGGTCTGTATTAttcccccctgtatatttttattccCCAGTTCGGTTTAAAGAAAAGatgattttcttcaacacatttataaacataatagttttaataactgatttcttttatctttgtcatattgacagtacataatactagcatcttgaaaaatatctagtaaaatattgagcttaaagtgacatttaaaggcttaactaggttagtttaattaggcaagtcattgtataacagaggtttgttctggagacaatccaaaactaatattgctgaagggggctaataatattgaccttaaaatgggtttaaaacaattaaaaactgctttaattctagccaaaataaaaccaataagactttctccagaagaaaaaatattataggaaatatatataaaaataaataaattaaaaaattaaataaaaaaataaaataaaataaataaataaataaataaataaaaaattaaataaataaataaataaattaaataatattaaataaaaaataaataaattaattaataaaaaaaaataataaataaaatataagtaaataaataaaaaaataataataaataaataaaataaaaaatttaattaataataaataaaataataataaataaaataataaaaaaattatataaataaataaaataataataaataaaaaatatatatataaaaatatatatatatatatatatatatgaaaaagaaaaacaaaaaatgtacaggAGGGCAAATGAAATATACAGTTAGTCTAACTCAAACCCTgctttaatacaataaaaaggcaatacaaaaaaaaaaaaaagacagaaagaaaccAATATGATTGGACCTCTCTTGTTCTGTAATGAAGTATTTTCTTACTTGGCATTTTCATGACTACGGGCCACCTTCATAAGCTCCACCTCGCTGTCGAACGTCATCATCTGCACGCCATGAGCAGAGGCGTATTTGATCTGTGAAACCTGCTTGCACGGGTTTGCGTAGATGATCCTGCTGGGATCCACTCCCACAGACTGCACGATCTGGATCTCCGTCTACAGCAGGATTACAGCTCGGGTTAATACAGGATTCAAGCTGCTAAATGTGCTTAAAGTTTGCAGCGGATGTCATCTGCTCTCTGAGAAATACATGAGGGCAGTTTACACCAGTTGTGTTCTGATGGGATAGATGTCTGACTACCAAAATAAAGGTGTAAATGCACTACAAAATGCATTTGAGATGGATTTAAATGCAATTGCTCAAACCAGGGAAGGTTTTTAGGTTGCAGAgtaatattatatcattatttagCATAACTAGATGGCTATCCGATCAGAAAAATGCATGAAGTGAAGGTGTAAACAGGAACATGGTGAAGCTGAAGGATTTAACATACTTTGCTGGCACAGTCGAACCCGGCCCCTAGAGACGCCAGTGTGGTGACCACCGCCCTGCTGTCGTTGCACTTCACTGCATAAAAGGCATGATGCGGGGTAAAACACGCAGCCAGCGGAGGTGCTTCTTCAGGACGTCCCCCAGATCCGCCACATAGAAGGCATCTTTATCATCCTGAAAGAGGAGACGGGGTGAGAACAATGCACTGGATGTGTGTAGCCCAAATAAAGagatttactcacactcaagttgtTCTAAacctttgtttatttatgcaaataAGACATTCGTTGTGTCACTAAAATTTTATTTGAGGCATATTAGTTcaccaaattaaaatattaaatattacttcaCCTAAAAATGTGAATTCAGTCTTCATTCACGTATTTTCTACTcatttcaaaccagtttgagtttctttcttttgctgatCACTAAACAAA encodes:
- the odc1 gene encoding LOW QUALITY PROTEIN: ornithine decarboxylase (The sequence of the model RefSeq protein was modified relative to this genomic sequence to represent the inferred CDS: inserted 1 base in 1 codon), yielding MTAWTGSDFDFAFLEEGFCARDIVEQKINESSLSDDKDAFYVADLGDVLKKHLRWLRVLPRIMPXYAVKCNDSRAVVTTLASLGAGFDCASKTEIQIVQSVGVDPSRIIYANPCKQVSQIKYASAHGVQMMTFDSEVELMKVARSHENAKLVLRIATDDSKAVCRLSVKFGATLKSSRLLLERANELGLDVIGVSFHVGSGCTDPETYSQAISDARCVFDMGAELGYNMSLLDIGGGFPGSEDTKLKFEEIAAVINPALDKYFPVDSGVRIIAEPGRYYVASAYTLAVNIIAKKVIMKEQSASDEEEDVSNDRTLMYYVNDGVYGSFNCILYDHAHVLPTLHKKPKPDERMYPCSIWGPTCDGLDRIVEQCSLPDMQVGDWLLFENMGAYTVAASSTFNGFQKPDIYYIMSRTAWQCMQQIRAQGIPALPLEDPSAGNVPSHCGRESSLDVPAKPCPTQVL